In Candidatus Manganitrophaceae bacterium, the genomic stretch TTTCCTGTTGTGATTCTGGCGGGTTGTCACAGCTCCGGAAACCGGGGAAGAGGCGATCATATCAAGGTCCTTCATGACTGGTTTAGCAACCTGGTCGGGCTTCAGGTCGGGGAGACCTGGGATCTGTGCGGGATCTACATTGCGGAGAAAGAGCGACTCCGTGAAGCCGAAGAACAAAAACGGGTACTCTACGTCGCCATGACCCGTGCCCGTGAACACCTGATGATCTTCTGCGCGCCCACCGGGCGGGGTGAAAACGGGAGTTTCCTCATGATGTTGTCTGAGGCCATGGGAGATCTCACCGCGGGAGAGGGTTCGGAAAGCATTGCGGTTGGCGAAGGAAGGATTGACACGCATATTGTTAAAGCAGGACTGGCGCCAAGGGCCGCAAACGCAACACGGTCAGGCGAAATCAGTGCTCCCGTCCAGGTCGATTGGAAGGATTATGCGGAACAATGGACTGCACGGATGCAGCGATACGATGAAACTCTCAAGCGGCCCATCTTTGTCACGCCGACTTCACGGAAGCAGAACGAGAGGACCTTGGCGGAGAGCGTGTCGGAAAAGAGAGGGAAGTCCTTGCCTGGAGATGCGGTGCGGGTTGGGCAGTTGGCGCATCGATTTCTTCAGGACTGGGACTTCTCGTCCAATCCAGAATCTTTTCGAAAAGCACTCACCCCCTTTCTCCGCAATCGTTTAGGGGCTGTTTCTGAACAAAACCGCCTTGCGATTCGACGCGATCTGGAAGAAATCTTCAAGGTCTTCCTAAAATCAAGCCCATATGAAACCATTCGTCATGCAAAGATCCTGGGCCGTGAGATTCCCTTCCTGATCTCATGGGAGGGTCAGATCATAGAGGGGGTGATCGATATAATCTATGAAAAGGACGGGAAACTTTATGTCGCCGATTATAAAACCGACCGGGTCAGAAAAGAAGAGATGAAGCAGTCGGCAGAGGGCTATCGTCAGCAGATCCTAATCTATTCCGAGGCCGTCCGGCGGAGTCTTCAAAGAGAGGTCTCCGGGACCCGCTTGATTTTCCTGAGAATTGGGGAAGCGATTGACCTCTGATGAAAGATAATCCCTTGAGAGGTGCAGAATACCTGCTGCGTGGTTTGGTTCTCATCCGGCAGTCTGGGCTCCGCCGATATGTACTCATCCCGCTTGCGATCAACGCCGCTCTCTTCTCCTTGATCATCTGGTTTGTGGCCGGACAGTTTGACCGTCTGATCACATGGTTGCTGCCGACATGGCTCGACTGGCTGGAATGGTTTCTCTGGCCGCTGTTTGCTGTAAGCGCGTCGATCCTGATTTTCTTCACTTTTATTCATCTGGTTCATTTTATTGGGGCACCCTTTAATGGTCTGCTTTCTGAAGCAGCGGAGGCTCATCTTAAAGGAGGTCCCGCGAAGGAGGAAATGGGGTGGAAGAGAATGATGGCCAACCTTTGGCCCATTCTCCTCTCGGAATTCAGAAAAACAACCTACTTCATCTCGCGAGCCATCCCGATCCTGCTCCTCTTCTTCATCCCCATGGTCAATGTTCTTGCTCCCTTTGTCTGGATCGGGTTCAGCGCCTGGATGCTGGCCCTGGAATATTCCGACTACCCGATGGGGAATCATGGGATACTGTTCTCAAAACAATGGCCGATCCTTAAGGAGAAGCGGCTTATGGTTCTGGGTTTTGGCGGTGCAACCCTCCTGCTTCTGATGATTCCTTTTTTGAATTCCTTTGCGATGCCGATGGCCGTAGCAGGCGCGACCGCCATGTGGGTAGAGCAGTTCGCAAAGGAATGATATTGGCCGATTCGAATAAATATTTTCATCTGAAATTCCTTGTGTTAATCTGGGTCTGTGCCGATTTAGGTTCGAAGGGTGTCTGCGCATAGTGTTGAAGAACCTCGCCTCATAGCGGCAAGGATTGCGCTTGTTATGTATGTTCAAAGAGATTTTTAATTTTTGATGAAGGAGAAATAAAAATGGGACAAAAAGACAAAGGTAAAAAAGAAAAACAAACGAAGCCTAAAATGACACTCAAGGAAAAAAGAAAAGCAAAAAAAGAAAAGAAGGTTTAATAAGGGTATCGTCCACATGTACCTAAAAGAATAACAACATCGAATTTATGAGTGAGCCACAAGCCAATAACCCTCTCCACGGCATTACCCTGGAGCAGATCGTGAATAGCTTGGTTGCGCATTATGGATGGAGCGCCTTAGGCAAGCGGATCAACATCCGCTGTTTCAACAGCGATCCGTCCTTGAAGTCCAGCCTGAAATTCCTGCGAAAGACACCCTGGGCCAGAAAAAAAGTCGAGAACTTATACCTTGCCGTTCAGAAAAATAACGGCCGGTAATCTTGTCTATAGTTGCATAGGACGATTGACAGATGATTGAATTCATACCTGCACGAATACTCAAGAAAGATTTCGATATCTTCGGGCACTTCTACTCAGTCACCCTGAGATCAGGAGATAAGATTGACTGTAGAAGCGTTCTTGAAATTGTGACAAAGAAACGAAAAAAAAATGGGATAGACTCAATATTAAAACAAGCGCCCGATGCAATATTTATCATGATGAATCCGGGGTCATCCATCCCCCTAGAACCGATCAATAACGCCATTTCTGAGGCGGGGATAAATCGGCTTGCCATCTCCCTTGTGCCAACAAGGCCAGACACCACGCAGTATCAAGTCATGAGAGTAATGCATTATTGTGGCTGGGATCATGTAAGGGTATTAAATATTTCCGATATGAGAGACCCTAAAAGTGGAAATTTTATTACGCGATATAGAAAAGTCGAGGAAAGTACAGGATTCCAGGCCCACTCTATTTTTTCAGGTGAGAGAAGGGATGAACTGAGAGGCAAGTTGCTTAGAAAGCCGGAGGCACCCATTGTCTATGCCTGGGGTGTCAGCGCGGACTTGGACCCACTTATTCAAAGGTGTTTAACTCGGATATCAGGCATGCCCGACAGGTCGGATTTTGCCGGACTTCTTAAGCCAGGAACGGATAATAAGTATTTCCATCCATTGCCAACCCTCCAAAAAGACAAAATGAAGTGGGTGAACAATATACTTGAAAAAATGAAACCCGAACAAGCAAGGGCTTGACCCGAACGATCAGGGGTATTCTTTTTTGGAGGATGACTGGAAAAGAAATTAGCGATTTGTTAATCTTGAGTGGTAGAACAATCGCTGCCAAAGATTATTGCCCACTCCAACAAGGAGGTGATCACCATGCCGATTCAAACGATATTGGTTCCAACCGATTTTTCCGAGTTAGCAACCGAGGCGGTCGACTTCGCATTTTTAATGGGCGAACAAATGAAGTTAAGTATGATTTTTCTATATGTGGATGAATGGCCCGATCATTCAGACCCGATGGCGCCCCTCCATAACGAGTATGGCATCTACAAGAAAAATGATGCGAGCGCGTTATTAAATGACTTGGTTCAAAGGGCGAAAGATCGGGGTCTGAAAGGAAGTAAGGAGTTGGTCGACGGAGTCCCGTCTGTCGAGATCATCCGGACGGCCAAAAAACGAAAGACCGACCTTATTGTAATAGGAACACACGGAAGAACCGGCGTTACGCATATCATGATTGGCCGTCAGGCGGACCAGGTGATCCGGGAATCCCCTTGCCCCGTCGTCACAGTGAAGAGCACGAAACACGAATATCCGTCGGCTTAAGAAGAAAGAGGGACAAAGGCTCAAGCTAAAATCATGGCCAGTTTCTCGGTGCGCGTCTTTGCCTTGATCTCCAATTCCCTTTTTGCCGCAGCCGACCGACTTTTACAGGGTTCTTTATAAACAAGCCGGAATGGCCCGCGACCCTTCGTAAATCGCGCCCCTCTGCCCGTTTCGTGTTCTGAGATTCTCCGCAACAGGTCCGTCGTGATGCCCGTGTAGAGTTTCCCATCGGCACATTCCAGGATGTACACTGTCCAAGTCATATTTTTACGTTTTTCCTGCTCCTCGGATCGCATAATTATTTTTCTAGAAATAGATCTCAGAGGAGTTTGGTCTCTTCTTCCCCCGCTTCAGGGAGTTCGAGCAGGGGGATGGATTGGATGGCATTCCCGGCGATTCCTTTTACGGAATTGTACATGTGGTTTGTGTTGAGCAGGACTTTTTGGATTTGTTTTTCTCTTTTCTTCCAGATGCCCATCATCGCTCTTTTTTCTGACTCCAGATCTGTTTGCAGTTGATTGAAGCCCTCAACGATGGCTTCAATCTGGAGCCTGAATTCGTTGCCGGTCAGAAAGTCGTAAAGCATCCCCATCTTGTCGCCCTTATTATCCTGGATTGCGATGGCCTGACTCACACGAATAATCGACTCTCGGAGTGCGACACAGAGGCCTTTAAATTCCATAAAGGTACAAATCCAGATGCCTTCTTTAATCCCCATTCTTTCCATGTCCGTCGGCATCGACTCGGTCACCAATACGCCGATATCGGCATTTTTCTCGCGAATATCTTTTTTGAATTTCTCGATCCAGCCCGGCTGAAAACCCTTCGTCCGTTTGCTTTCATAGTAGATGGTTCCACAGTTTTGCCGGGTTCTTGTATGGATTCGTTGAAGACAGTCCGCGCCCCTTGCGCCTTTTTTTATTTCCTCTATCGTGTCCATAGGGAATTGTCCAGCAAGCCATTCCTCAATGGCCAGCTCCTGTACTTCACCCTGTGTCTGCATGGAACCCTGCTCAGCTTGTCTTTGGGCCGCTTTTAATTTCTCATTCAATTGGCGAATGACCTTCTCTCTTTCAGCAAGTTTTAAGAGAGATTTTTCTCCTTCAATTTTTATAATCTTATCTCTTTCTTCAGATATTTTTTCATTCAGGCGTTTTTCTGATTCTGCTTCGATAGACTCCTTGAGCTCATTTTTCTCTCTTTTCAATCGTTCTATGTCTGACTTGGCTTTGTTAAATTCCTTGAGTTGGGACGATTTTTCATTGAGCTCTTCGTGCAGCGATTTCAGTTGATGTGATTGTTCTTCGGCCAAGTCCGCCTTGATTGTTGTTTTTAATCGCTTCTCCTCTGCCCTTATGCCCTGTTTTATTTTTTCCGCGACAATAAGATCCTGCTTCTCCCTTGCTTGCGCAAGTTTTTGGCGTTCCTCATTCATTGAAGTGAGTTGGTTCTGATAGTTGTTTCTTTCTTTCGCCAATTCCTCCCGATACTTCCTTTTGAGGGCTTCATCGACCTGATGATATAAAATATCGTTTACATCAATCTCTTCGCCACAATTCGGGCAACTTATTTTATTGGCTGTTTGTTTCATCATTCAGGTTCCTTCTGGACTGAGAGGCAATACAGGTATTCTTGGTCGCTTCGACCTTCCTCACGTTTTGCCCGGAAGGGATGGGTCTCGCGAAGCAAAAGAGAGGCATGTTGAAGAGTGATAGTTTTTATCCTAAGGAAGAAGACATTTCGGGAGAACCGGGCTTTACCGCGATGAGGATTTGGATTGTCAGAAGAGAGTAAAGAAATTGGGTGGATTCCAGTGAGTTCATCTCTGACGGGATGAGGGCTTGGTCTAAAGTCCGTTTCCCGTCTGCGAGTTGAATCAGTTCCTGCATGACGGGTGAGAGTGGTATCTTTTTGGACAGCCGTGGGAGATCTCCAGAGGTTTCTATGATGGTGTTCGGAGAGGGCCTTCCGTAAACTTGTATTCTCCATTGATCCAGGTAAAGAGGCTCAGAATGATTTCCTTGGCCTGTAAGATCACGCCCTCAAAGAGATCTTTTGGTTCAATGAAGCCTTCTTCCACGAGAATGGTTCCCTGTCGCTTTCCTGTCTTCTTCAGGAGTTCAACCGATCGTTCGTATTCCTTGTACCGGATTTTCCCGGTTTTTAACAGGACCTCGCCAAGCCGGTCATCCGGATACAGGGAGACCGCGAAGATGATCTCGCCATTTTTAAAATAAATCGACTTATTGAGGTCATTCCGGAAAAGATTAAGTACCCCGGTTTTTTCATTTTGCCAGATGGTCTGAAGTGTTTTTGGAAATCGTATGTCCTGAAGGGAGCCGGTTGGCGTAAAGAAATCTTCTGTCATTTTATGCCCTTTTTAGAACCCTGGATTCTTGGCTTCGTTGCCTCCAGGTCACGAGGAGAGAACTGGCAATGAACCAGGAAGAATAGGTTCCGACGACCACCCCGATCAGGACAGCGAGGGCAAAATCATGAATGACTTCCCCTCCGAAAAGGTAGAGCGCGGCAACCGCCAGAAAGGTTGTCACGCTGGTGATAAACGTCCGGGAAAGAACATCGTTAATCGTCTTATTGATCGTTTGTTCGAAAGATTCTTTTTTTCGGGCCTTGAGGTTCTCGCGGATTCGGTCAAAAATAACAACCGTATCATTGAGTGAATAACCTGCAATGGTCAAGAGGGCCGTCACCGTGAGGAGGGTGATCTCTTTATCCAAAAGGAAGAAAGTTCCCAATACGACGAGGACGTCATGAAAGGCCGCAATGGCCGCTGCAATGCCAAACTGAAATTGAAACCGGTATGCAATGAAAGAGACGATGCCGATGAGGGAAATTGCGATCGCCCAAAGGGCATCTCTCTGAAGCTTTTTCCCTATGGTGGGTCCGATCTCCGTGCTGCTTTCAATAATGAATGAATTTCCGGAAAAGGACTTTGAAATGATCGATTTTATCTGCCCTCTGATATTTTTCTGGACAATATCCTTTTTCTTGATTCGGATGATCAACTTGTTCTCCCGTGTGATTTCCTGGAGTTCGGTTCCCGGAAGCCCCCCGTCTCTCAGGGCCCTTCTCGCTTCATTAATCGAGATCGGCTGTTCAAATTTAAGCTGAACGGCGGCACCCCCGGCGAAATCGATCCCTAAATTCCCTTTGCCGCGTGAGATCTGCACCAGGGCGATCAGGCCAATGGATAGGAGGATGATGGACAAGAGATAGAAGCTCTGACGCTTCCCGAGAAAATTGATGTCTGTATTTTTAAAGAACTCTCGCATATGCTTATCCTAGGATTCCTTTCGTGATTAAATACTCAAATGTTCCAGGCGTTTTCGGCCATTGATGAGGTCGTACACCACCTTTGTGCCAACCAGAGAGGTAAAGAGATTAATCATCACCCCGAGAGAGAGTGTGACCGCAAAGCCCTTGATCGGACCGGTTCCAAACATAAAAAGAGCAAAGCCAGTAATGAGCGTTGTGACATTGGAATCAAAAATAGATGAAAAGGCTTTGCTGTACCCGGCATCAATTGCAAGACGAACGGGCCGCCCCGCACGCAATTCTTCCCGGATGCGTTCCAGAATCAAGACATTTGCATCTACAGCCAGGCCAGCGGTTAAAATAATCCCGGCAATGCCGGGTAAGGTCAAAGTTGCGTTCAATGCGGCCAAAGCGCCAAACAACAGAATCAAATTGAGGGCCATCGCAATATCGGCAAGCAAGCCGGAGAGCCGATAATAAACCACCATAAAAATAACCACCATCAAGGACCCAAACAGGCCCGCGATGAGCCCCTTCTGAATAGAGTCTTTTCCCAGGGACGGCCCGACCGTGACATTCTGGATGATCCTGACCGGGGCGGGCAGCGCGCCCGCCCGCAGGAAAATAGCGAGATCATTGGCCTCCTGTGTCGTAAAGGTCCCTGTGATCTGGGCCTGGCCCCCGCTGATCTTCTCCTGGATGCGCGGTGCCGATTTCACGGATTTGTCCAGAACAATGGCGAGACGTCTTCTCCTGTTTTCGTCGGTCACCTTCTCAAAGAGTTTGGAACCCAGCGGATCAAACGTGATGGATACGTAGGGGTCATTAAACTCCCCAAAGGAGACACGAGCATCGGTAAGAAGATCTCCCGCAAGGACCGCCTGTTTCTTGACAAGGTAGGGCGTTTTTGTAACATCGCCGGTATCTTTATCGACATTCCGTCCAAAAAGGATCTCGTCTTCCGGGTCAATTTTATCTTTAAATTCGTCGAAGAATTGTTCTGCCTCCTCCGGATTGAGCCGGGAGGGAAATTGATTCAGGAGAGCAGAGGTCTCATTGATGAGTTTAAACTCGAGTTGGGCCGTTTTTCCGATCAATTCAATGGCCCGTTCGGGTTCCTTGACCCCGGGAAGCTGGATCAGGATCTGGTTGGCCCCCTGTTGTTGAATCAGCGGCTCCGTGACCCCGAATTCGTCGATTCGATTCCGAATGGTCTCTAAGGCCTGGAGTGTCGCCATATCGAGGATTCTTTTCTCCTCTGATTTTCGGAAGGTCAGGACTTTTTCCCCACTTTCCTCCCGGCTGGTCACTAGGCTTGCATATTTGTCGTCCAGGAGTTCGGTGATCTTTTCATTGTCCCCGGAATCGAAGGAGAATGAGATTTCTCTTCCTTCCCGTTGAATAGAGGAAATCGTGATCTCTTCATCTTTCAGCGCATCTTTGAGCGATGCCATATTCCGTTCAATTGCATTTTCGACCGCCTTTTCCCCTTCGACTTCCAAAATAAGGTGCATTCCTCCCCGCAGATCAAGGCCGAGGGTTATTCCCTTGTCCGGGAAGATAGTTCCCCACCAATCGGGTAGAATGGAATAAAGCGGTGTTGAGGGGAGGAGAAACAGGACGGAGAGTATTATCGCTGTGAGGATAATGAGAAAGCGCCCCTTGACTTCTCGTTTCATTTTCCCTTTTCCCCTTTCTTTTCAGAACCGTCCGCCAGGGCTTCAATATTGGTTCGGACAACCTTGATGCGAACGCCATCCGCCACCTGAAGTGTGACCACCTTCGGGGTGAGGTTGGTGACCGTCCCGATAATCCCTCCTGATGTCGAGACGCGTTCTCCCTTTTTTAAGGCCTCGATCATCTCTTTTTGTTTCCTGGCGCGCTTTTGTTGGGGCATGACGAGCAGAAAATAAAAAAGGATGAAAATAAGAATAAAAGGGACAAACCCGAGAATCTGCGCAGGGCCGCTTCCCGACGATCCGCTGGCACTGCCTCCTGTTTGGGCCCATGCCGTTGCTTCAAGCCATTCCAAAATGTAACCTCCTCATGTAACGATTCAGCAACCCATCTAATCCTCCATAGCGACGCTCCTCGCGTCTTGCCTTGAAGGCTTATCTATTTATGCTGGATTGTTATCCTACGTTATCGATCCGCCTCCGTTGATTCAATACTATTCCTGGGTGGACTGACGCCTTTGGTAGAATTTACGACAGAAATCCTCCAGAGAATCTTTCTCGATCGCTTGGCGGAGCCCTTTTAACAACCCTAGATAATAATATAAATTGTGTAGGGAGTTCAAGCGGATTGCTAAAAGTTCTTTTGCCATGAAGAGATGGCGCAAATAGGCCCTCGAAAAATGGCGGCAGGTGTAACACCCGCAGTCCGGGTCAAGTGGCCGGTCATCCTCTTTGTACCGCGCGTTCTTGATGTGGATTTCGCCCCCATGGGTAAAGAGCGCTCCGGTCCTTGCGTGGCGGGTCGGGAGGACGCAGTCAAAGATATCGACGCCCCGCTGGACCCCCTCGACCAGATCCTCCGGCCTTCCGACGCCCATCAGGTATCTTGGCTTATGGTCCGGGATGATTGGGATGACCTTTTCCAGAACCTCCAGCATTTTTTCTTGCGGCTCCCCGACAGAGAGTCCACCGACGGCTAGGCCATCGAAGTCCATCTCAAGAAGACCCTCCACACCTTTTTCCCGGAGATCGTTATAGAATCCGCCCTGGATAATTCCATATAGAAATTGATCTTTACGAGAATGGGCTTCTTTGCAGCGTCCGGCCCAGCGAAGTGTTCTGTCGAGTGAGAGACGGGTCTTCTCGTAATCGGAAGGATAAGGAAGGCACTCATCAAAGGCCATGATAATGTCGGCGCCGATATTGGATTCGATCTCTATGGCTCTTTCAGGGGAGATGAAATGTCGTGAGCCATCGAGATGGGACTGAAAAGTAACTCCCTCCTCTGTCACACGTGCGAGGCCGGTCAGGCTGAAAATCTGGTAGCCGCCGCTGTCGGTTAGTATCGGTTTGTCCCAGGAGATAAAGGAGTGCAATCCCTTCCGTTTTTCAATAAAACCGTCCCCTGGTCTTAAATAGAGATGATAGGCGTTGCAGAGGATGACCTGAGCCCCGAGACCTGTGAGATCTTCAGGGCTCATCCCTTTCACCGTCCCGGCCGTTCCGACGGGCATAAAAGCCGGTGTCTCGATTTCACCGTGGTCTGTCCTGATGACCCCGCTGCGGGCGAAAGAGGTTTTTGACGAATGGACGATTTTAAAATGCCCCGCGTCTCTTGCAGAATATTCAGTTTTGATCCGGGTCGGTTTTGGTAAACCCCTCACATCTGCTCCGGAGCGGTGATGCCGAGCAGGTCGAGTCCATTTTGAAGGACGATCTTGATCGTGCGCATCAGGACCAGCCGGGCCTTCGTCAGGGCCGCGTCTTCCGTAATAACACGCTGCCCAAAATAAAACCGATGGAGCAATCCCGCCAGTTCCTGCAGATAGAAGGTAATCCGGTGGGGTTCCAGGGCCTCTGCTGCGGAGAGGACGAGGTCCGGGTAGCGCGCGGCCTGCCTGATCAGCGCCTGTTCTTCGGGCAGGGTGAGCGGGGACAGATCTTCCACGGTAATCCCGCGCACCGCATCTTCAACATCCCAGCCCCGGTCTTTTGCCACTCTTTCGATGCTGCAGAGGCGGGCATGGGCATATTGTACATAAAAAACAGGGTTTTCATTCGTGGCTTTCTTGGCCAGCTCCAGATCAAAATCGAGAGAGGTATCGGAACGACGCATCAAGAAAAAGAAACGGGTTGCGTCGACGCCGACCTCATCCATCACGTCTCTGAGCGTAACAAACTCACCTGACCGTTTGGACATCTTGATCTTCCGGCCATCCCGCAACAGATTCACCAACTGGTGGATCAGGATCTGGAGCCGGTCGGGGGCATATCCCATGGCCTCGACCACGGCCTTGATGCGTCCGATGTATCCATGATGGTCCGCCCCCCAGATATTAATCAGGCGATCGTATCCCCGCTCGAACTTTTCCCGATGATAGGCGATGTCTGAGGCAAAATAGGTCATCACACCGTTGCTCCGCCTCACGACGCGGTCCTTGTCGTCCCCGTAACGGCTTGTTTTTACCCAGAGGGCCCCCTCTTCCTCGAAGAGGACCTTTTTGGATCTTAAGAGCTCGAAGACCGCATCAATCTTTTTATCCCGATGAATCTCTGCCTCCGGTGTCCAGGAGTTGAAATGAACCCGGAAGGTATGCAGGTCTCGACGGATCCAAGCCAGGATTTTCTCATAGCTGTATCGGGTGAAGAAGGGAAGATGTGTTTCCGCAGGGCCGTACATGTAGCGGTCACTTTCTTCTTCCCTCACTGCCCTGGCAATATCGATGATGTACTCCCCCTTGTACCCCTCCTCAGGGAGATCGATCTCCTGTCCAAACAGCGCGCGGTAACGCAGGTAGGTGGATTCGCCCAAGAGGCGCATCTGTCCGCCGACGTCATTAATATAATATTCCCGGTCGACTTGGTATCCAACTGATTCTAGAAGCCGGGCAAGCGCGTCTCCAAGCGCCGCGGCCCGTCCGTGCGCGACGTGAAGCGGTCCGGTCGGATTGGCGCTGACAAATTCGATCTGAATCCGCTTTCCTGTTCCCTCCGACGCCCGGCCATAGTTTTTATCCTCTTGAAGGATATTGATGAGTTCCTGATGCCAGGACGCCTTGGTCATAAAGAAATTAATATATCCCGGTCCGGCGACCTCAATTTTTTCGATGGAAGGAAGTGGTGAACCGCCGTCCAGTCGATTCGCCACTTCAAACGCATTTCTCAGGGCCGGATCATTCAGTTGTTTTGCGAGTTGTGTCGCGATGTCTCTCGGGGGACGTCCTTCCGTTTTGGCCAGGAGCAGGGGGAGCGTCGTCGCGAAATCACCATGACCCACTTTTTTGGGGGCTTCGAGGGGAATTGTTAGACCGTTGGCGGCTTTCAGTGTTCCCGCTTCTTGTGCCACGCCGACAACGAATTCAATCCATTTGATTAACGCGGTTTTCATCGACCTCCGGGACGTCCTATAAATTTTGAGATAAATTCAGGTGATGAGCCCTGATCATATTTATGAGCCGAAATCCACTTCGTAATGAGTCAGGCCAATTTCTACTCAATTAAAAAACAAACAGCTAACTATATTCCATCTCCTTGAAAAGTCAACTATTTCGATAAAAAACATCAGTATAAAACAAAATGGTCCTTTCCGTCGCAATGAAGAATGAGTAAGTAAGGGGGACCTTGAGTTTAGACTTGAAAATAAAAGGGTTTTTATGGAATAATCCGTAAAAGTTTTGAAGGAGAATAGGAATGAGCGATCAGAAAAAGAAAGCTATCTTTAGCCTTGTCATCGTGGTGTGTCTCGGGGGAGGGGCCGGGTTCCTTTATCTTGGAAGACATTTTTTTTCTGGCCGTGCTGTGCCTTTCTGGACATTCTCGACCTACATCGTTGTGTTGACCATCATCATTATCTTTTTTGCCTATCGATTTATTTTTGTTCACCCCTATCAGGACGAAGAAGAATAGGATCGATGGTCTGTTCCTCTATTGTCCAAGAGGCCGTGGACTCCGGCAGGGTGGCGTGGATGATGGGGCGAACCACCTTGATCGTGACCGTCGCACGCGGGGGATTTGGGACAGGGGTATATCGCCGGGCCACTGCCCAGAGTGTAAGGTTTCCGACATACGATTTTGGGATCTGAATCGACCATACATAAGGGGGCGTCGAGTCCAGCTTTGGGGGCGAGATGCCTCTGGAGGCCATGAAGAGAATGCCAAACAAAGGAGCGTCTTCCCCCGGATCGACGCGAATCTCTAAACGCCTGCCCGCTTCCACGACCTCCCCGTTTGATGGGCTGATGAACTGAAAGGCCCAGGCAGTAGAAAGCCCAACCCTACCTGTCCCCGCGATGCAGACTACAACGAAGATCCAATATAGAAGAGTCCCGTTTAGCAAAGTCTGATGTGTTGTCCGCATGACTTCAACCGTATTATGAAGAGAAGGATCGCTATCTGGCTTTGTCCATGGTAGCACAGCCGCACAGATTAAACCGAGTTGAAGTCGTATCTTGTGGGTGGGTTGTAAGGGAGCTCTGAATAAGTCATGAATTATTTTTTCAGGGCAAAAATGTCCTGCTTCTGCGTTACAAATCTTGACAATAGCGGGCTATGGCTTCGCGAGAACCATCCTCTGCGATTTGCGCCTTGAATCAAAGCATTTTATCTCCTGAAAAACCCAACCCAGACTTAATCAGAGCTTCCTTAAGGAGTATTGGATGCGGCTCGGTCCAGCAGCGCGCGGACCTTGTTGGCGCGTTCCAGGGCCTGGTGTGGATCCGGATGGGCCAGGGTGACATGGCCCATTTTTCTTCCTGTTTTGATGCCCTGTTTGCGATAGTGGTAGAGCCGGGCTCCGGGGATCGACAGGAGGCGCTTGAGTTGTTCCGGGGATTCCGCTGCGCTCACTTCAGGCCCGAGGATATTCACCATGACGGCTGGCGAGAGGAGCTGAACCTCAAGAAG encodes the following:
- the secD gene encoding protein translocase subunit SecD, which codes for MKREVKGRFLIILTAIILSVLFLLPSTPLYSILPDWWGTIFPDKGITLGLDLRGGMHLILEVEGEKAVENAIERNMASLKDALKDEEITISSIQREGREISFSFDSGDNEKITELLDDKYASLVTSREESGEKVLTFRKSEEKRILDMATLQALETIRNRIDEFGVTEPLIQQQGANQILIQLPGVKEPERAIELIGKTAQLEFKLINETSALLNQFPSRLNPEEAEQFFDEFKDKIDPEDEILFGRNVDKDTGDVTKTPYLVKKQAVLAGDLLTDARVSFGEFNDPYVSITFDPLGSKLFEKVTDENRRRRLAIVLDKSVKSAPRIQEKISGGQAQITGTFTTQEANDLAIFLRAGALPAPVRIIQNVTVGPSLGKDSIQKGLIAGLFGSLMVVIFMVVYYRLSGLLADIAMALNLILLFGALAALNATLTLPGIAGIILTAGLAVDANVLILERIREELRAGRPVRLAIDAGYSKAFSSIFDSNVTTLITGFALFMFGTGPIKGFAVTLSLGVMINLFTSLVGTKVVYDLINGRKRLEHLSI
- the yajC gene encoding preprotein translocase subunit YajC; its protein translation is MEWLEATAWAQTGGSASGSSGSGPAQILGFVPFILIFILFYFLLVMPQQKRARKQKEMIEALKKGERVSTSGGIIGTVTNLTPKVVTLQVADGVRIKVVRTNIEALADGSEKKGEKGK
- the tgt gene encoding tRNA guanosine(34) transglycosylase Tgt, with product MKTEYSARDAGHFKIVHSSKTSFARSGVIRTDHGEIETPAFMPVGTAGTVKGMSPEDLTGLGAQVILCNAYHLYLRPGDGFIEKRKGLHSFISWDKPILTDSGGYQIFSLTGLARVTEEGVTFQSHLDGSRHFISPERAIEIESNIGADIIMAFDECLPYPSDYEKTRLSLDRTLRWAGRCKEAHSRKDQFLYGIIQGGFYNDLREKGVEGLLEMDFDGLAVGGLSVGEPQEKMLEVLEKVIPIIPDHKPRYLMGVGRPEDLVEGVQRGVDIFDCVLPTRHARTGALFTHGGEIHIKNARYKEDDRPLDPDCGCYTCRHFSRAYLRHLFMAKELLAIRLNSLHNLYYYLGLLKGLRQAIEKDSLEDFCRKFYQRRQSTQE
- a CDS encoding arginine--tRNA ligase, yielding MKTALIKWIEFVVGVAQEAGTLKAANGLTIPLEAPKKVGHGDFATTLPLLLAKTEGRPPRDIATQLAKQLNDPALRNAFEVANRLDGGSPLPSIEKIEVAGPGYINFFMTKASWHQELINILQEDKNYGRASEGTGKRIQIEFVSANPTGPLHVAHGRAAALGDALARLLESVGYQVDREYYINDVGGQMRLLGESTYLRYRALFGQEIDLPEEGYKGEYIIDIARAVREEESDRYMYGPAETHLPFFTRYSYEKILAWIRRDLHTFRVHFNSWTPEAEIHRDKKIDAVFELLRSKKVLFEEEGALWVKTSRYGDDKDRVVRRSNGVMTYFASDIAYHREKFERGYDRLINIWGADHHGYIGRIKAVVEAMGYAPDRLQILIHQLVNLLRDGRKIKMSKRSGEFVTLRDVMDEVGVDATRFFFLMRRSDTSLDFDLELAKKATNENPVFYVQYAHARLCSIERVAKDRGWDVEDAVRGITVEDLSPLTLPEEQALIRQAARYPDLVLSAAEALEPHRITFYLQELAGLLHRFYFGQRVITEDAALTKARLVLMRTIKIVLQNGLDLLGITAPEQM